One genomic region from Populus nigra chromosome 8, ddPopNigr1.1, whole genome shotgun sequence encodes:
- the LOC133700787 gene encoding plasma membrane-associated cation-binding protein 1, producing the protein MGYWKSKVLPKIKKVFEKDSAKKAAGAEACKTFDESKEEISKEFEEKKTELEPKVIEIYEASSAEIKTLVKDPKEAGLKKQSTSVQKFLDELVKIEFPGSKLVSEASSKYGPAYVSGPIFFVFEKVSTFIPVEEKAVEAPAPETKTEEATTSTEKEIVVEEEKKEEAVVAEASEKTEPPPVVAETPAKVEEAEPPKP; encoded by the exons TCAAAGGTTCTTCCAAAGATCAAGAAGGTTTTTGAGAAGGACAGTGCCAAGAAGGCAGCTGGAGCTGAAGCTTGCAAGACCTTTGATGAATCGAAG GAAGAAATCAGTAAGGAGTTTGAAGAGAAGAAGACTGAACTTGAACCTAAAGTGATAGAAATCTATGAAGCTTCATCAGCTGAAATCAAG ACCTTAGTTAAGGATCCCAAAGAAGCAGGATTAAAGAAGCAATCTACTTCAGTTCAAAAGTTCCTTGATGAGCTTGTTAAAATCg AGTTTCCAGGATCAAAACTAGTATCTGAAGCATCTTCAAAATATGGACCAGCCTATGTTTCGGGTCCTATTTTCTTCGTCTTTGAAAAAGTCTCAACCTTTATTCCGGTAGAGGAAAAGGCAGTCGAGGCACCAGCACCCGAAACAAAAACCGAGGAAGCAACTACTAGCACAGAGAAGGAGATAGTAGTTgaggaagagaagaaagaagaggcAGTAGTAGCGGAGGCTTCAGAGAAGACTGAACCACCTCCAGTTGTGGCTGAAACACCTGCCAAGGTGGAGGAAGCAGAGCCACCAAAGCCGTGA
- the LOC133701793 gene encoding leucine-rich repeat receptor-like serine/threonine-protein kinase BAM3, whose product MAASNVKLAFFSSLLLFFLINPSQSLSSHNIYLERQASILVSVRQSFESYDPSFDSWNVSNYPLLCSWTGIQCDDKNRSVVAIDISNSNITGTLSPAITELRSLVNLSLQGNSFSDGFPREIHRLIRLQFLNISNNLFSGQLDWEFSQLKELQVLDGYNNNLNGTLPLGVTQLAKLKHLDFGGNYFQGTIPPSYGSMQQLNYLSLKGNDLRGLIPGELGNLTNLEQLYLGYYNEFDGGIPPEFGKLINLVHLDLANCSLRGLIPPELGNLNKLDTLFLQTNELTGPIPPELGNLTSIKSLDLSNNALTGDIPLEFSGLHRLTLLNLFLNKLHGQIPHFIAELPELEVLKLWHNNFTGVIPAKLGENGRLIELDLSSNKLTGLVPKSLCLGKKLQILILRINFLFGPLPDDLGHCDSLRRVRLGQNFLTGSIPSGFLYLPELSLMELQNNYLSEQVPQQTGKIPSKLEQMNLADNHLSGPLPASIGNFSNLQMLLLSGNRFTGEIPPQIGQLKNVLTLDMSRNNLSGNIPSEIGDCPTLTYLDLSQNQLSGPIPVHITQIHILNYLNISWNHLNQSLPKEIGSMKSLTSADFSHNNFSGSIPEFGQYSFFNSTSFIGNPQLCGSYLNPCNYSSMSPLQLHDQNSSRSQVHGKFKLLFALGLLVCSLVFAALAIIKTRKIRRNSNSWKLTAFQKLGFGCEDILECIKENNIIGRGGAGTVYRGLMATGEPVAVKKLLGISKGSSHDNGLSAEVQTLGQIRHRNIVRLLAFCSNKESNLLVYEYMPNGSLGEVLHGKRGGFLKWDTRLKIAIEAAKGLCYLHHDCSPLIIHRDVKSNNILLNSDFEAHVADFGLAKFLRDTGNSECMSAIAGSYGYIAPEYAYTLKVDEKSDVYSFGVVLLELITGRRPVGDFGEEGLDIVQWTKTQTKSSKEGVVKILDQRLADIPLIEAMQVFFVAMLCVQEQSVERPTMREVVQMLAQAKQPNTFHME is encoded by the exons ATGGCTGCTTCTAATGTGAAGCTcgccttcttctcttctctactCCTTTTTTTCCTGATCAATCCCAGCCAATCACTTTCTTCACATAATATCTATCTCGAAAGACAAGCTTCAATCCTGGTTTCTGTCAGACAATCTTTCGAGTCATATGATCCTTCATTTGATAGCTGGAATGTGTCCAACTACCCGCTTCTTTGCTCTTGGACTGGCATCCAATGCGACGACAAGAATAGATCAGTGGTTGCTATTGATATATCCAATTCAAACATCACTGGCACTCTATCACCAGCGATCACTGAGCTTCGAAGCCTTGTCAATCTTTCGCTGCAAGGAAACAGCTTCTCTGATGGGTTCCCACGAGAAATTCACAGGCTTATAAGGCTTCAGTTCCTCAACATATCCAACAATCTGTTCAGTGGACAGCTGGACTGGGAGTTTTCTCAGTTGAAAGAACTTCAAGTGCTGGATGGTTATAACAACAATCTCAATGGTACGCTACCATTAGGTGTCACCCAACTTGCCAAGCTCAAGCACTTGGATTTTGGCGGGAATTACTTTCAGGGGACTATCCCTCCAAGCTATGGAAGCATGCAACAGCTGAATTATCTCTCATTGAAGGGAAATGATTTGCGTGGTTTAATACCTGGCGAGCTTGGTAATCTTACTAATCTTGAGCAGCTCTACTTGGGGTATTACAATGAGTTCGATGGAGGAATCCCACCTGAGTTTGGCAAGCTGATCAATCTGGTTCATCTAGACCTTGCAAATTGTAGCTTACGTGGACTGATACCGCCTGAATTGGGAAACCTCAACAAGTTAGATACCCTCTTCTTGCAAACAAATGAGCTCACCGGTCCGATCCCTCCCGAACTGGGCAACCTGACCAGCATCAAATCTCTTGATCTCTCAAACAACGCGCTAACAGGAGATATCCCACTAGAGTTTTCCGGTCTTCATCGTCTCACCttattgaatttgtttcttAACAAGTTACATGGGCAGATCCCTCATTTCATTGCGGAGCTACCTGAGCTGGAAGTCCTGAAGCTTTGGCACAATAATTTCACCGGAGTCATTCCTGCTAAGCTGGGAGAAAATGGCAGATTAATTGAACTTGATCTGTCAAGCAATAAGCTTACTGGATTAGTCCCTAAATCTCTCTGCTTAGGAAAGAAGCTGCAGATTCTAATCCTGCGCATCAACTTTTTGTTCGGTCCTCTGCCTGATGATCTTGGTCATTGTGACTCTCTCAGGAGAGTTCGGTTGGGGCAGAATTTTCTGACTGGATCAATTCCAAGTGGTTTCCTTTACTTGCCGGAACTGTCACTCATGGAGCTGCAGAACAATTATCTGAGTGAACAGGTTCCACAACAAACAGGCAAGATACCGTCTAAACTTGAGCAGATGAATCTTGCAGATAATCACTTATCTGGGCCGCTTCCTGCATCCATCGGCAATTTCTCCAACTTGCAGATGCTTCTGCTCAGTGGAAACCGATTCACAGGGGAAATTCCACCTCAAATAGGTCAGTTGAAAAATGTCCTTACATTGGACATGAGTAGAAACAACTTGTCTGGGAATATCCCCTCTGAAATTGGCGACTGTCCTACCTTGACTTACTTAGATTTGAGTCAGAACCAACTCTCAGGCCCGATTCCAGTTCATATCACACAAATTCACATATTAAATTACCTTAATATATCCTGGAACCATTTGAACCAAAGTCTACCCAAGGAAATTGGGTCCATGAAAAGTCTAACCTCGGCAGATTTTTCTCACAACAACTTCTCTGGTTCCATACCTGAATTTGGACAATATTCATTCTTCAACTCCACATCATTTATCGGTAACCCTCAACTTTGTGGTTCTTACTTAAACCCATGCAACTATTCATCCATGTCTCCATTACAACTCCACGACCAAAATAGCTCCAGGTCTCAGGTCCATGGAAAATTCAAGCTTCTTTTTGCTCTGGGACTTTTAGTATGCTCTTTGGTATTTGCGGCTTTGGCAATTATCAAGACCCGAAAGATCCGAAGAAATTCAAATTCCTGGAAGCTCACAGCATTCCAGAAGCTGGGATTTGGATGCGAAGACATATTGGAATGcatcaaggaaaacaacatcatAGGGAGAGGTGGCGCTGGCACTGTCTACAGAGGTTTAATGGCTACCGGAGAACCAGTAGCAGTCAAGAAGTTGTTGGGAATAAGCAAAGGCTCGTCTCATGATAATGGCCTATCTGCTGAAGTGCAAACATTAGGCCAAATTCGACACAGGAATATAGTGAGGTTGTTGGCATTTTGTTCCAATAAAGAGTCCAATTTACTTGTATACGAGTACATGCCAAATGGAAGCCTAGGTGAAGTTCTGCATGGGAAGAGAGGTGGTTTTCTCAAGTGGGATACCAGGCTGAAAATTGCTATTGAAGCTGCAAAAGGCCTATGCTACTTGCACCATGACTGTTCCCCTCTAATCATCCACCGGGATGTCAAGTCCAATAACATCCTGCTCAACTCAGATTTTGAGGCTCATGTAGCAGATTTTGGTCTTGCCAAGTTCTTACGAGACACTGGAAATTCAGAATGCATGTCTGCAATTGCTGGCTCTTATGGCTATATTGCTCCAG AATACGCATACACCTTGAAAGTGGATGAAAAAAGCGATGTCTACAGCTTTGGAGTGGTACTATTAGAGTTAATCACAGGCAGAAGGCCAGTTGGCGACTTCGGAGAAGAAGGGCTAGACATTGTTCAATGGACAAAGACACAGACCAAGTCAAGCAAAGAGGGGGTGGTTAAGATTCTGGATCAAAGGCTGGCTGATATTCCATTAATTGAAGCAATGCAAGTCTTTTTTGTGGCAATGTTGTGTGTTCAAGAACAAAGTGTGGAGAGGCCAACAATGAGAGAAGTTGTTCAGATGCTTGCACAAGCTAAACAACCCAACACATTTCACATGGAGTGA
- the LOC133702110 gene encoding uncharacterized protein LOC133702110 has product MMRYQRVSPDCVPLSNGKKPNGAENGRSIPNGFNSTSTNFDTKGLRFRSPSRNQDHHNNSTTSSPHSENNHNQTQRHDSSPGPSPSRGGNGDVLLQWGQKKRARVSRSEIRALADESSSSGQARQPINRVPRRVDNKFSPPTMPPPPPPPPPPKQSISTSIRGGNLKKENSGFLSHRNLEKRSGAGNGSPSRNSGGSSRVVSRSTAGKRSPPTPENIDRKMPSSRSAAKDEKPNGSLVQADHQMNQVDSTRAKSEKEAGVTTSNTVSVPVVASGGEKANNNGVIEWPRIYIALSRKEKEDDFFAMKGTKLPQRPKKRAKNIDKALQYCFPGMWLSDLTKSRYEVREKKCVKKQKRRGLKGMESMDSDSE; this is encoded by the exons ATGATGAG GTATCAGAGAGTAAGCCCAGATTGTGTTCCTTTGAGCAATGGCAAAAAACCCAATGGAGCCGAGAACGGAAGGTCAATCCCCAATGGATTCAATTCCACAAGTACTAATTTTGATACTAAAGGTCTCAGATTTAGATCTCCATCGAGAAACCAAGACCACCACAATAACAGTACAACCAGTTCTCCACATTCAGAGAACAACCACAATCAGACACAAAGACATGACTCTAGTCCAGGTCCTAGCCCGAGCCGAGGTGGCAACGGTGATGTGTTGTTGCAATGGGGACAGAAGAAGAGAGCTAGAGTGTCAAGGTCTGAGATCAGGGCTTTGGCTGATGAATCGTCATCTTCTGGTCAAGCTAGACAACCCATCAACAGGGTTCCTAGGAGAGTTGATAACAAGTTCTCTCCACCCACCATGCCACCGCCTCCACCGCCACCACCGCCACCCAAACAGTCCATTAGTACTAGCATCAGAGGTGGAAActtgaagaaagaaaattctGGGTTTCTTTCACACag GAATTTAGAAAAGCGATCCGGTGCTGGAAATGGGTCCCCGTCAAGAAATAGTGGTGGCAGTAGCAGGGTTGTTTCTAGATCTACTGCAGGAAAGAGATCTCCTCCAACACCAGAAAATATTGATAGAAAGATGCCTAGCTCTAGGTCAGCGGCAAAGGATGAGAAACCAAATGGATCATTAGTACAAGCtgatcatcaaatgaatcaagTTGATTCCACGCGGGCTAAATCAGAGAAGGAAGCTGGGGTTACAACTAGCAATACTGTCTCAGTTCCAGTGGTAGCTAGTGGAGGAGAAAAGGCGAATAACAATGGAGTCATCGAGTGGCCAAGGATTTATATTGCTTTGTCaaggaaggaaaaagaagatgatTTCTTTGCAATGAAGGGCACAAAACTACCACAACGACCCAAGAAAAGGGCTAAGAACATTGATAAAGCACTTCAG TATTGTTTTCCAGGGATGTGGCTATCTGACTTAACAAAGAGCAGGTACGAGGTTAGAGAGAAGAAATGTGTGAAGAAG CAAAAACGAAGAGGGCTAAAGGGGATGGAGAGCATGGACAGTGATTCCGAGTAG
- the LOC133700326 gene encoding actin-related protein 2/3 complex subunit 2A-like isoform X3: MILLQSHSRFLLQTLLNRVQNLEKAVELDYHWVEFDDVRYHILVSMKNPNVLLLSVSLPIPPPEAVFIGGLPFGAIEALKAAYGVVVQILDPPRDGFNLTLKLNLGKLPLDEEHRYALLVKIASVREVVLGAPLRVVLKHLSSRTVIPGMDGLLALVHRSKESFFLVPQPDKVTVVFPMRFKDSIDIAFATSFLQEFVEARHTAGLNNAPPCLWSPNPPLELKEAPAEALSANAGFVSFVIFPRHVEGKKLDRTVWNLSTFHAYVSYHVKCSEGFMHTRMRRRVESMIQALDRAKPGVEEKKKSPNSRSFKRLSLKEARANSIS; the protein is encoded by the exons ATGATTTTGTTGCAGTCCCATTCCAGATTTCTCCTTCAAACATTATTAAATCGTGTCCAAAA TCTTGAAAAGGCAGTTGAATTGGATTACCACTGGGTGGAGTTTGATGATGTTCGTTACCATATTCTG gTGTCAATGAAGAATCCAAATGTCTTGCTGTTATCCGTTTCGTTACCAATCCCACCTCCAGAAGCTGTTTTCATTGGTGGACTTCCGTTTGGAGCCATAGAAGCTTTAAAGGCTGCTTATGGTGTGGTTGTGCAGATTCTTGATCCTCCCCGAGATGGCTTTAACCTCACTTTGAAACTCAATTTGGGGAAACTTCCACTTGATGAAG AGCACAGGTATGCTCTCTTGGTAAAGATTGCATCTGTTAGGGAAGTGGTGCTAGGTGCTCCATTAAGAGTAGTTTTAAAACATCTTTCATCAAGGACTGTTATTCCTGGTATGGATGGGCTTCTGGCCCTCGTGCATCGGTCCAAAGAGTCTTTCTTCCTTGTTCCTCAG CCAGACAAGGTTACTGTGGTATTTCCCATGAGATTCAAGGACTCCATAGATATTGCTTTTGCTACTTCCTTCCTTCAG GAATTTGTCGAAGCCAGGCATACAGCTGGACTTAATAATGCTCCTCCTTGCTTGTGGTCTCCTAACCCACCTCTTGAATTGAAGGAAGCCCCTGCTGAAGCATTGTCTGCAAATGCAGGATTTGTTTCTTTTG TCATTTTTCCTCGTCATGTGGAAGGCAAAAAGTTGGACCGAACAGTGTGGAATTTATCAACATTTCATGCATATGTTAGTTATCATGTTAAG TGCTCGGAGGGTTTTATGCATACTCGCATGCGAAGACGTGTAgaatctatgattcag GCCTTGGATCGTGCAAAACCAGGTGTagaggagaaaaagaaatcacCAAATAGCAGATCTTTTAAACGTCTG AGCCTCAAGGAAGCTCGAGCTAATTCAATTTCCTAG
- the LOC133700326 gene encoding actin-related protein 2/3 complex subunit 2A-like isoform X2, whose protein sequence is MILLQSHSRFLLQTLLNRVQNLEKAVELDYHWVEFDDVRYHILVSMKNPNVLLLSVSLPIPPPEAVFIGGLPFGAIEALKAAYGVVVQILDPPRDGFNLTLKLNLGKLPLDEEHRYALLVKIASVREVVLGAPLRVVLKHLSSRTVIPGMDGLLALVHRSKESFFLVPQPDKVTVVFPMRFKDSIDIAFATSFLQEFVEARHTAGLNNAPPCLWSPNPPLELKEAPAEALSANAGFVSFVIFPRHVEGKKLDRTVWNLSTFHAYVSYHVKCSEGFMHTRMRRRVESMIQGCTAVLDLKLIKSIIDSRSWNGCLVGDSDRNILPLQATQGLGSCKTRCRGEKEITK, encoded by the exons ATGATTTTGTTGCAGTCCCATTCCAGATTTCTCCTTCAAACATTATTAAATCGTGTCCAAAA TCTTGAAAAGGCAGTTGAATTGGATTACCACTGGGTGGAGTTTGATGATGTTCGTTACCATATTCTG gTGTCAATGAAGAATCCAAATGTCTTGCTGTTATCCGTTTCGTTACCAATCCCACCTCCAGAAGCTGTTTTCATTGGTGGACTTCCGTTTGGAGCCATAGAAGCTTTAAAGGCTGCTTATGGTGTGGTTGTGCAGATTCTTGATCCTCCCCGAGATGGCTTTAACCTCACTTTGAAACTCAATTTGGGGAAACTTCCACTTGATGAAG AGCACAGGTATGCTCTCTTGGTAAAGATTGCATCTGTTAGGGAAGTGGTGCTAGGTGCTCCATTAAGAGTAGTTTTAAAACATCTTTCATCAAGGACTGTTATTCCTGGTATGGATGGGCTTCTGGCCCTCGTGCATCGGTCCAAAGAGTCTTTCTTCCTTGTTCCTCAG CCAGACAAGGTTACTGTGGTATTTCCCATGAGATTCAAGGACTCCATAGATATTGCTTTTGCTACTTCCTTCCTTCAG GAATTTGTCGAAGCCAGGCATACAGCTGGACTTAATAATGCTCCTCCTTGCTTGTGGTCTCCTAACCCACCTCTTGAATTGAAGGAAGCCCCTGCTGAAGCATTGTCTGCAAATGCAGGATTTGTTTCTTTTG TCATTTTTCCTCGTCATGTGGAAGGCAAAAAGTTGGACCGAACAGTGTGGAATTTATCAACATTTCATGCATATGTTAGTTATCATGTTAAG TGCTCGGAGGGTTTTATGCATACTCGCATGCGAAGACGTGTAgaatctatgattcag GGCTGTACTGCTGTACTTGATCTTAAACTCATAAAATCCATTATTGACTCCCGCAGTTGGAATGGCTGTTTGGTTGGTGACAGTGACAGGAATATATTGCCATTACAGGCAACTCAAG GCCTTGGATCGTGCAAAACCAGGTGTagaggagaaaaagaaatcacCAAATAG
- the LOC133700326 gene encoding actin-related protein 2/3 complex subunit 2A-like isoform X1, whose protein sequence is MILLQSHSRFLLQTLLNRVQNLEKAVELDYHWVEFDDVRYHILVSMKNPNVLLLSVSLPIPPPEAVFIGGLPFGAIEALKAAYGVVVQILDPPRDGFNLTLKLNLGKLPLDEEHRYALLVKIASVREVVLGAPLRVVLKHLSSRTVIPGMDGLLALVHRSKESFFLVPQPDKVTVVFPMRFKDSIDIAFATSFLQEFVEARHTAGLNNAPPCLWSPNPPLELKEAPAEALSANAGFVSFVIFPRHVEGKKLDRTVWNLSTFHAYVSYHVKCSEGFMHTRMRRRVESMIQAVQHQHSMLSLGLFKPRRVWGLGIVDSCSIGPPDEPKKERKKEIGYVKLHKTIKLEEVFG, encoded by the exons ATGATTTTGTTGCAGTCCCATTCCAGATTTCTCCTTCAAACATTATTAAATCGTGTCCAAAA TCTTGAAAAGGCAGTTGAATTGGATTACCACTGGGTGGAGTTTGATGATGTTCGTTACCATATTCTG gTGTCAATGAAGAATCCAAATGTCTTGCTGTTATCCGTTTCGTTACCAATCCCACCTCCAGAAGCTGTTTTCATTGGTGGACTTCCGTTTGGAGCCATAGAAGCTTTAAAGGCTGCTTATGGTGTGGTTGTGCAGATTCTTGATCCTCCCCGAGATGGCTTTAACCTCACTTTGAAACTCAATTTGGGGAAACTTCCACTTGATGAAG AGCACAGGTATGCTCTCTTGGTAAAGATTGCATCTGTTAGGGAAGTGGTGCTAGGTGCTCCATTAAGAGTAGTTTTAAAACATCTTTCATCAAGGACTGTTATTCCTGGTATGGATGGGCTTCTGGCCCTCGTGCATCGGTCCAAAGAGTCTTTCTTCCTTGTTCCTCAG CCAGACAAGGTTACTGTGGTATTTCCCATGAGATTCAAGGACTCCATAGATATTGCTTTTGCTACTTCCTTCCTTCAG GAATTTGTCGAAGCCAGGCATACAGCTGGACTTAATAATGCTCCTCCTTGCTTGTGGTCTCCTAACCCACCTCTTGAATTGAAGGAAGCCCCTGCTGAAGCATTGTCTGCAAATGCAGGATTTGTTTCTTTTG TCATTTTTCCTCGTCATGTGGAAGGCAAAAAGTTGGACCGAACAGTGTGGAATTTATCAACATTTCATGCATATGTTAGTTATCATGTTAAG TGCTCGGAGGGTTTTATGCATACTCGCATGCGAAGACGTGTAgaatctatgattcag GCTGTGCAGCATCAGCACTCCATGTTAAGTTTAGGTTTATTCAAACCTAGAAGGGTGTGGGGTTTAGGGATAGTGGATAGCTGCTCCATAGGGCCTCCAGATGAacccaagaaagaaagaaagaaagaaattgggTATGTTAAGCTGCACAAAACCATCAAGCTAGAAGAGGTCTTCGGTTGA